A single region of the Equus przewalskii isolate Varuska chromosome 26, EquPr2, whole genome shotgun sequence genome encodes:
- the ZBTB26 gene encoding zinc finger and BTB domain-containing protein 26, whose amino-acid sequence MSERSDLLHFKFENYGDSMLQKMNKLREENKFCDVTVLIDDIEVQGHKIVFAAGSPFLRDQFLLNDSREVKISILQSSEVGRQLLLSCYSGVLEFPEMELVNYLTAASFLQMSHIVERCTQALWKFIKPKQQMDSKEGCEPQSASPQSKEQQGDARGSPKQNSPCIHPSEDSMDMEDSDIQIVKVESIGDVSEVRSKKDQNQFISSEPTALHSSEPQHSLINSTVENRVSEIEQNHLHNYALSYTGSDNIIMASKDVFGPNIRGVDKGLQWHHQCPKCTRVFRHLENYANHLKMHKLFMCLLCGKTFTQKGNLHRHMRVHAGIKPFQCKICGKTFSQKCSLQDHLNLHSGDKPHKCNYCDMVFAHKPVLRKHLKQLHGKNSFDNANERNVQDLTVDFDSFACTTVTDSKGCQPQPDATQVLDAGKLAQAVLNLRNDSTCVN is encoded by the coding sequence ATGTCTGAAAGATCAGATCTCCTTCACTTCAAGTTTGAAAATTATGGAGATTCAATGttacaaaaaatgaacaaattaagagaagagaataaattttgtGATGTTACAGTTCTCATAGATGATATTGAGGTACAGGGGCATAAAATTGTGTTTGCTGCAGGTTCCCCCTTCTTAAGAGACCAGTTTTTACTGAATGATTCCAGAGAGGTGAAAATCTCCATATTACAGAGTTCCGAAGTGGGGAGACAATTGCTCTTATCCTGTTATAGTGGTGTGCTGGAATTCCCTGAGATGGAACTGGTAAATTACTTGACTGCTGCGAGTTTTCTTCAGATGAGCCACATTGTAGAGCGGTGCACGCAGGCCCTGTGGAAGTTTATAAAGCCAAAACAACAAATGGATAGTAAAGAGGGATGTGAACCACAGAGTGCTTCTCCCCAGTCAAAAGAACAGCAGGGAGATGCCAGAGGATCCCCAAAGCAGAACTCACCTTGTATTCATCCATCTGAAGACAGTATGGATATGGAGGACAGTGATATTCAGATTGTTAAGGTAGAATCTATTGGGGATGTATCAGAGGTTAGAAGTAAAAAAGATCAGAACCAGTTTATTTCTTCTGAACCCACTGCTTTACATTCATCAGAGCCCCAGCACTCCCTGATAAATTCAACCGTGGAAAACAGAGTAAGTGAAATAGAACAAAACCATCTCCACAATTATGCCCTCTCTTACACAGGCAGTGATAACATCATCATGGCCTCAAAAGATGTCTTTGGGCCTAATATTCGAGGTGTAGACAAAGGCCTACAGTGGCATCACCAATGCCCAAAGTGTACCAGGGTGTTTCGTCACCTGGAGAACTAcgccaaccatttaaaaatgcataaactcTTTATGTGTCTACTCTGCGGCAAGACTTTTACTCAGAAAGGCAACCTTCATCGACACATGCGTGTGCATGCCGGCATTAAACCTTTCCAGTGTAAGATCTGTGGGAAAACCTTTTCTCAGAAGTGTTCTTTACAGGATCATCTTAACCTTCACAGTGGAGATAAGCCCCATAAGTGTAACTATTGTGACATGGTTTTTGCACATAAGCCAGTTTTGAGGAAACACCTTAAACAGCTGCATGGCAAAAACAGCTTTGATAATGCAAATGAAAGAAATGTGCAAGACCTCACAGTGgattttgattcttttgcatgtacaACAGTCACAGACTCTAAAGGTTGTCAGCCACAACCTGATGCAACACAGGTCCTGGATGCAGGTAAACTGGCCCAAGCTGTCCTGAACTTAAGGAATGATAGTACTTGTGTGAATTGA
- the ZBTB6 gene encoding zinc finger and BTB domain-containing protein 6: MKLVDPGCVSSQTKSSFRPGPPLPRKAGLWFSESIVTMAAESDVLHFQFEQQGDVVLQKMNLLRQQNLFCDVSIYINDTEFQGHKVILAACSTFMRDQFLLTQSKHVRITILQSAEVGRKLLLSCYTGALEVKRKELLKYLTAASYLQMVHIVEKCTEALSNYLEIDLSMKNSNQHNDLCQSSDPDVKNEEENSDKDCEIIEIPEDSPVNIDFHVKEEESNVLQSTVENLTSERKEMKSPELSSVDIGFKDNEICILHVESISTAGVENGQFSQPCTSSKASMYFSETQHSLINSTVESGVAEVPGNQDQGLFCENTERSPGTVNEIQNLEDAYSLRHQCPRCPRGFLHVENYLRHLKMHKLFLCLQCGKTFTQKKNLNRHIRGHMGIRPFQCTVCLKTFTAKSTLQDHLNIHSGDRPYKCHCCDMDFKHKSALKKHLTSVHGRSSGEKLPRHDLKRQNLL, translated from the exons ATGAAGCTAGTTGACCCCGGATGTGTTTCCTCCCAGACCAAGTCCTCCTTCCGGCCTGGGCCGCCGCTGCCGCGGAAAGCTGGGCTCTGGTTTTCTGAGTCG aTTGTGACCATGGCTGCTGAGTCTGATGTTCTGCACTTCCAGTTTGAACAGCAAGGAGATGTAGTCTTGCAGAAAATGAATCTCTTGAGACAGCAGAATTTATTTTGTGATGTGTCAATTTATATTAATGACACTGAGTTCCAGGGGCACAAGGTGATTTTAGCTGCTTGCTCCACTTTCATGAGAGATCAGTTTTTACTCACACAGTCAAAACATGTCAGAATCACCATCTTGCAAAGTGCAGAAGTTGGCAGAAAATTGTTGCTCTCTTGCTATACTGGAGCACTTGAAGTTAAAAGGAAAGAGCTTTTGAAATACTTGACTGCTGCTAGTTACCTTCAGATGGTTCACATTGTGGAAAAGTGCACAGAAGCTTTGTCAAATTATCTGGAAATTGATCTTTCTATGAAAAACAGCAATCAACATAATGACCTGTGTCAATCCTCTGATCCAGATGttaagaatgaagaagaaaattcagataaagaCTGTGAAATAATTGAAATTCCAGAAGATAGTCCTGTAAACATAGATTTCCACgttaaagaagaggaaagcaacGTTTTACAGTCTACAGTAGAGAACTTGacatcagagagaaaggaaatgaaatcaccagAGCTGTCTTCAGTAGATATAGGTTTTAAAGATAATGAAATTTGTATCCTCCACGTGGAATCTATCAGTACCGCTGGTGTAGAAAATGGGCAGTTTTCACAGCCTTGTACCTCTTCAAAAGCAAGCATGTATTTCTCTGAAACACAGCATTCACTGATCAATTCTACAGTTGAGAGTGGAGTGGCAGAAGTTCCTGGGAATCAAGATCAGGGCTTATTTTGTGAGAATACTGAACGAAGTCCTGGTACAGTGAATGAAATTCAGAATCTGGAGGATGCTTATTCACTGAGGCACCAATGCCCCAGGTGTCCTAGAGGATTTCTTCATGTTGAAAACTATCTGCGCCACCTTAAGATGCATAAACTGTTCTTGTGCTTACAGTGTGGGAAAACATTTAcacagaagaaaaatctcaaccgACACATTCGAGGGCACATGGGCATAAGGCCCTTTCAGTGTACAGTGTGCTTGAAGACATTTACTGCTAAAAGCACGCTTCAGGACCACTTGAACATACACAGTGGAGATCGACCATACAAATGCCACTGTTGTGACATGGATTTCAAGCACAAATCTGCCCTCAAaaagcacttaacctctgtgcatGGCAGAAGCAGTGGTGAAAAACTACCCAGGCATGATCTCAAAAGGCAAAATCTACTTTAA